Within Tenebrio molitor chromosome 3, icTenMoli1.1, whole genome shotgun sequence, the genomic segment TAATGGAGCAATTCACGAAGATGGTCGGCCGTTCTTCAGCGGCACCGGAATATAAAACAGGGACGAGCCGGCATTATTGAATAACGGAGCAACACATCTCGTTATTCGCGTCCAACTCGAATTAGTCCGAGTTTATTGAAACCCGGCAAAGTTTCCCAATCAATTTTTCCCATTCGATTTGTTTTTATCCGGGTTTAGGGCCGCTTAATCCGGGCTTAACGATTTGCCTAATTGGAGTTCTAATTTAAAACTGGGAGTGTGTAGCAGCGAGGACCGGTCCATTAGTCGGTGCATCGTTTCGTCTACGGCGTCACTTTCCAGTTTGTCGGAGGTCCGCACGTGAGAACTCCCTATTTAGATAATAGACGCTAATAGACGTTCCATTATCCATAATTTTCGGTTCAGCACCTCAAGCGTGGCATAATAGCTGTGTGCAAATGCCCTCTTAGCGCACAGACATGAGTCGGCGAGAGCGGAAGTCACGCCGGAGGCGGCGCGAGTTATAGCTATCGTTACATCAATCAAATACACACCCGGGGGCGGCAGAGACGCCTATTTACTCGATACACAAAACGTAAAGCCGCGATTATGCTGTTTAAGGATCGGCCCCTCGAAAAAAGCGCGcttgataaaaatttcatcaatGCATTACGACGGCACACTTCAAATCTAATTTTACCCGCGAGTAGCTCTCGCTACCTTCTCCACGATAATTATTTTCTCGTCTAAACAATTGCGGCAACAGATGACGAGACGAGTGTGCACCGGGGTCATCGATCGCGGGATCTACGAGACTCCGCCCTCGCGGGCGCGTGACGAATCGATCGCCGGATCGATGGAGGCGTGGCTCGGGTCTGGAGGGGATCCGTGCCGATTTTACTACCTCGAGCTATCAAAGTCCGGGCTTTGCAATTTCAGGTGGCTGTTTGCGCGTTCGTCCGTAGAGGAATGCTAACGTTTATGCGCGGCCCTTTGTAGAATTTCGTCGAGGAGGGTGTAACGTCCCATTGTCTTGTGTTAGTACAATAAACTGAATTGTTATGGCTCAAGAACTTGATAAGTGCTCGCCTTCCATCAGCCACAATGGAAGCGAAACGTTTCTTTCCAGATAACACCTTTTCtttcaaacaatttaattcGGAAAGTGACTACAAACTAAATCAAGTCTGCGCTTGTCTCACTAGTACTTCGGCGATGCAACGACCGTTTTCCAGAACGCGCTCCCGGGAGACAGTCATCGTCGCTCCGAGTGCCACAACCATGCGTTGCAGCGTCTGCAGACTTGCAGTCATGTCCCAGCGGGACAGTCCCTCCAGGAGGCCGCAGTCTTCGACGCCGATCTTGTAAATGGCGGCGCCGTTACCCTCGTGAAGACGCCACTTCAGCTGCGTCACCAAATGCTCGAATCTCTGCTTGGTGGGGTTGACGATCTTCAGTTTGTACTCGACGTTGCCGAGTTGGGGCTCGGGAGGGAGAGCCTTTTGGTTTTTCTTGTTGTCGATGGCGAAGTCCTCTGCGGCGTGGTCGATACACGGGTTAGGATTAAACAGACTCAACGACCAGTCCATCGTACTTAAAGGATCAACTCGCGACGAACTCAGGCTTGTTTACTCAGAACCGACAGTAACAAACGGGAATTGTCAACGATCATTATTGAGCGGTTGACATTTGACACGTACGTCATGCTAGGTTATATTTTTGGGTGATTCTGATTTGTTTACAAAAGATCACGTCTTTTTCTGACGGCCAGTGAGACATCAACAATGTCGATTAATTGCGACGTGGACTTttctttttgtacacaacGGGAGCAGGATCAAGCGGACGCGACCATTCTCGCGGGGAGGAAGCTCAGATGCATTTCCCCTCTAAGCCTGCAGTTTTCTTTGGCATCTTAAAGGGAATTTGAAGGGGTTTTCGGTAACTTTTCACTCGCATCCACTCGACGTACTTAACGGCTTACCCCACGGTTTGCATAATTTCGCGAAGAATAACAAACAGCCAGCAACTTCAATCAAATATTTACGGATTCGCTGATGATCACAATTAACAACGGGGTGCTCTCGACGAATTAGCGAAACTTCACAATCACCGTTCGCGGTTTGGTTCCGCGGGAAGTTCCGGTGGGCACCGTCGTTCGCGATCACATTAAAGCATCGATTATTTAAATTCATCTTACCTTTTTACATTTCCTCCGAAAGCATCGCAGAGCACTTTGGGGAGATGGGTGTCGGTTGCGATTCGATGGGAATCGTATTATGCGCGGTTCCACGCGAAAGAGGGTTTCTTtgagaatttttgttttgtctcGCGCCATAATCAGAGTCGACGAATTTTAATTACggacgaaaaaatcaaaagagaCGGACGGATTTAATTGGACGAGGCGCTAATGGTGCTTTGAGGTGACTCTGTCGACAAACAGAAGCATTTATGATTCTATGGCTGTTTGCTAAAGTACATAATACAATTTCGTATTCACGTCTGGTCCACGAGGTACAATAAAGGAGAGATGAAGTCGAGAGCTGACGAGCTCTTGTAACGTCTCGACACCGTCTGAGGGTCGGAATGGTTAATCTTGGCGCAACAGCGAAAGAATTTATGTTTTATGTATCGATACGTCCAGAGGCGTTGATAAGTTTGGATCAAGTATTCATCAGAGCTCGCGCGTTTCGAAGCTTTTAAAAACAGTCTTTGCTTTATCGAATCCTTTTGCATGAGGACCCTCGCGTTGCAATTTTCTACATCGATTCCAACAAAAGTTCGTCCTAATATTTTTTCGTCGGGGTGCGTGAGggtcatttttattgttgtcgaTGTAGCTTTCGTGCCGATAGTCTTGTAGATCCCGCGAACGCGCCGCGTTTATTGCGTTTTATTTTTACGACTTCGTGTCGGATCAAATCGGATTTATTTACGACCGTGTCTCGGCTTATCTGCCATTCTAATTGGTTAATTAGGTGGATCCGCGCCATCCGAGGGGCGCGACCATCAAACTTTCGCCGATCAGACGTAAAAAGTTGCACTTACGCTTGCAACAAGTTCGTAAAAGCGGAACATGCAAAGCTCAGCCACTTTGGGGTCGTGTTGACTTCTTGGAGTTTCTCGTGTAAACACGGCGCGATTTTTGTAGCTGTTTGTTTTTGGCCGCAAATACGTTGGCGATTCGTGGAAAAACCGTCTCTGTCGCGCTAATCAGATTTCGACTAGTTTGTCTCGTCTCTTTTTCCCGATGCTAATCCAATTATTTATCAAAGCAACCGAAAAAGCTAACATGTTACGCCCggaattatttattagtcCGGTATTTTTGCAACCGGATTCAATTACCGCGCTTAGTTTTTCTTCTGGTTATTTTCATAAGGATTTACCGGCTCGCTTCGCTAACGCAAATATTGTTCTACACCATGAAAATCCCGAAATTGATGTTCCCTTTTTTCCTCGGATCGTTCCAGACCGCACCGTGGGAATCTATTGGTTATTGTGATGGCCtctattgatttttattttaattaatactcCAGGCACGTACTCGACGAGCCACATACACCAGTTCCGCAGCCTCCCGAGATACGCGAAACCTCACGAAAGAGTGCGGTTTTGTTGCGGATGATATTAAATTATCGGAGTTTTTCTCTGGGGAAACCCGATCCGGTCCTCGTTTAATTATTCACGTGCGTTGACGTCGCTGCACACTAACGGCTTAACGGCCAAGACTTGATCTCGGCCACGTAAAACAACGcgcttaaatatttattcgaGGATTTGATGGGTTGCCATTTGCAACTCGACACGGGAATCGTTGCTTTAAAGCAAACAACCGATAAAAGTAAGATTGTCCGCCGTAAAAAGCACGAGAGAGGCTTCACTAAGCGATCCGGTCACTGCAAACGCACCTGTCCATCGATCTAGCTGCGGAGGCGTGGCCTGCCGGTGGAAGGGAGGATCTAGCGATCGATGGAGGCGTGTCGCGCGGCTATTGGACCGGACGAGCGACCAAGTGGGGAAATCTATCAGATTTACTACCGCAATTTTGCCGAATCGATTAGACACGTCCAGTTTGTTGGATCTGGAGCGTCTGGGTTTAATCGGACCGGCGCGTTACGCAATTATTCAAATATTGGCCCAATTAAAACGTGAATGTGTATTGTTGTCGGACTTGACTAAATTTCCTGTCCGATCGTTTCCGGTCAGAAGATGCTCGTCCGAAAGGCCCGTGAGTGGAGCTTTCGGACCCAGCGGGAAAATCAATAGGAATTCTCTCAGTATTAGGCAGGCTCTCTCTCTCTATTTGTCTCGCTTGGTCCTCGACGCACGACCACAGTCTTAACCGGGCCAAATATAGCACAGTCTCCGTTTTTGGCGCGAACTTCCCTCCACGGCCGGGCAAAAATCTTCACATAAATCAGGCCGTTGCCGTAATTAAATCCCACCGGCCTAGAGTTCTATTTATACGTCGAAATTGCAACAGAAACGCGGAGGCGACACGCAAACCGTGGAAATTAACATGAAAACATGGCCTGCTTAGTTCACGTGACAGCACCTGAACTTGATCTTCCTCGTAACGAttcggttttattttttttgtgcggGGAACACGCCACGCGGGACCGTTGAACCTTAAACGTTTTCCTTTGTATTTCAATCGGCCGCGATAAACGAAATTAAACCGATGCGATAAAATCTGCCAGATAAAGGATTTAGGATCGCGTCCTGGGGGCTTTCGCGGCTTTGTCGAGAGACTTTTTCGCGGGGAATTAACGCGGAACGTGGCAATCATCGAGTAGATGAAATTTTGAGATTTGCGAGCGGAGGACTATTTTCTTCCTCACGTGGAATTCCTCCGGAGCGAACGTGACCGAGCAATTCGTATCGCACGTTTTTTGCCAGAAGCGAATGTAAATTACTCGAGGGAGTCCACCCGTTTTGCCAGATTACATACAGCGCTTTCCGTGTAATATCCGatattgaaaagttttgatAAAAGCTGAACGACGTAGACCAACACGCACGTTAGTCAACTTTGATGCTTTCACGAGGATTTCCATCCAACGTAATCAATCGTCAAGAGGAGCTGCCGCGAAACCTTATCGAATTCTATCGggaaatattaatattttttgctaCACTGACGGCTGGATATTTCTACCTGTCGTCGATGCATTGTCCGTGTCATCGACGGAAAAGTATTTATCAACCCCCAACCCTCACCCCTTTGTCACCAGGTGCGAGCTCCGACAGAAAAACAACCGAATGAATCACGCCGACCTGACGACGCttcctttttaatttattttatttattctttcaccaacagatttaaaaatcgcGGTGCAGTGCTCCAAAGATTTTGCTCTCACAAAAGATTTTAAACAGTTAAAAGTACATCAACTAAGTACATATTTCAATCGCGTGTACGTTCTTAGGGAGATTCGTTTTTCTAGATTCAAGGAAGATTCGGCTGATTGTATTTCTGGTTGTCTACCTATCTAGTAATATTTCTCAAGTTGTGGCAACAATTTTAGTGCATCCAGCGTTTATATCAATGAATGATTTCAAACCGATTACGGCTTTGCAAATTAGTTGAATCGGTTTAAGCGATATAAATAGAACTTATATCGCTTTACTaactattaattaaaacattctgaTAGGTAGGCAGCCAGGCGGACAGTCAGAGGAATAACCTTGAATTGCGAAATGAATCTCCATAAGAAAATACGCGAGATTTTGTGTCAGaacatctatcacttagcgagaaattagccATTTACAACTGTTACAAGGAAATcgctgccttacatttttgatatggttaggatatcttttgtttgtcaccgaAGAAAGTGTTGGAGAAGGACGCAAGTCCCAGTTTGGGTTTTTCGTTTTTGGTCGTCATCTGGTTAGATCGAGCGGAATTTGATGACGGAGAGTCGGCTCCGACGGGAATGTCCATCGATTAAATTCTTCTATTAAAAATACGTCCTCGGATTGGAATTCTAGGAGATATTGATTTATGGCTTGCAGTCTTCTAAAGTTGATCAGCCGGTATTAAACGAAATTGGTTTCTTTCAGACGGAAGCACTTCGAGACGGAAAAGCATCCCGAATAAATTACACCATGTCGATGTTCCCAAGTTATCTGGCGAAAATGGAAAGTTCCCGTGGAAAAACTATCGCGTGCGGGAGTCAACTCCGGTCgcgtttttacttttaatgaAAAGCTCCGGTCGAATAATAAGTCGAAACGAGATCGATCGAGGAGAACGCCAGCATCCAAATGGAAGTTAATAAAAACATGAAGTTGAACTGAAAGCCGAACTAACGACATCAGAAAACTGATCCAAAGCTCTCAATTAAAGCGATTGAAAGCAAGAATTTCTATTCGTCAAAGTCTCGCTTCACTTTAATCGCGTAAAAGTTCAAAGCTGCAATCGTTCTTCGTTAAATTCTGAAGGGAAAGGCGATATTACCGGAGCCGATGCACCCATAAATTTACTTCGTAAACGGCTGGATATGCAAAGGTTCGAGCAACGCGTTCCTTATCGTTATGTCTAATGGAGTTTTACTCCGGCAAGGGATCATGGAAGATCTATTTGTGCAACAGGAGCATAATGAGAACGCggtttttgtcggtttcaAATTGGCGTCATCGAATTTCCCGACCATGGGAAATCAGATTCGTTATTTTTACTCCCGTAACAAGATAAAAAAAGGTCACTGCAACTTAAGAGTTTATTGTTCAACAACAGGAACTGGACTCGTTACAGAAGTAAAAGTTTCAAATTGGTTTGTCCAAATCGATAAGAAACTACTCACCGTTCATGTTGAGTTCCGTGGCTGCTTTGCTGTTGTCTCTGCTGTTCATCGCCGTGTTAAACTCCGTGGTGGTGGTACCGTACGAAACAGCCGACCCTGAACTGGTACTCCTCCTCCCGTTGATCTGTCCCACTGTGGTCAACTCGCCGTCCGAGGGATGCAGGTAGTGGTCGCCGTACCTGTCCCTGTAGGAGGTCCTGTGCTGGTGGATCGAGTTGAGAATGATGTTGGACGAAGTCCTGGAGAGAGCTTTCCGCTGCCTGATCGCCTCTTTGTATATCCTGCAGTACATGGTGACCATCACCACTCCCGGAATCCAGAAGCTGATGGAGCTGCTGATCAGGGCGTAGTACTGGTTGACGACGAACTTGCACACGTTGGGGTACTTCTCTCTGAAGACGATGTGGTCGTCGGTGGTGTACCAGCCCAAGAAAATGGGCGTGAAGCTGATCAGCGCCGGCAGCAGCCACACGTTGGCCAGCATGAAGGACACCGTCTTGTGCGTCATGGTGATGGGGTACTCCAGCGGTCTGACTATGGCGTAGTACCGGTCGACGCTGATGCAGCACAAGTGGAGGATCGACGCCGTGGAGAAGTACACGTCGAGGGAGTTCCACACGTCGCACATGAACGACCCGAAGAGCCACTTCCCCCCGGTCATCTCGACGCTGGCGTTGAAAGTCATCGCGCACAGAGCCACCAACATGTCGGCCATCGCCAGGCTGACGACGTAGTAGTTGGTGATCACTCGCAGCTTCCTGTGTCGGTGGACGCTAATTATCACCAGAGCGTTGCCCAGGACGGCACTCACGATTATCGTTCCGAAAATAAACCCTTTCAGGATGAGCACCAGCAGCTCGGTCCAGTGCTGGTGGGGGTTGCCTATGGTGGCCACGTTCGTCTCGTTGGAGGTGCCATTCTGGATCAAGCTCGGGAGGTTGGTCGATGTTGCCGTTAATGTTGCTGAGAACGAAGCCATTGCGTTCACTATCATCGTTTCGTCGTCTGAGGCTCGACCGCTGTCAGACACCAGGTTCTCTCATGCTCGCTCCGGGGGCTCCGCACCTACAACAACCCCCATTTTACTGCGTCGCGCCACTTTCAACTCCTTTAATCCgactcaaaaattaaaaactaaattacgCGACTCGAGCTCGCGACCATTATGATACACTCGTTTGGAGCTTAACAGCGTGTCATTTAAGCGTTTGGAGTTTTTCTGCTCGCATTTGTGCTCTCTCTGTGCCCTAACTCAGTTTTGAACGCGACGGGAATTACATTTCGCGACGGAATTGCTTcgagaaaatgttttaaataaaatttactttaattGCTACACTAACTTTGGTAATTGTAACGTACTAAACGAAGACGAAGGTAGTGAGTTTGTTAAGGCGAGTTTTTGGAACGGCGGAGTCATAACGGGACCGACGTATTTCATCTCTAATCTCAGTTTTCAATGTTCGTGAGCTCTCCGCCGGTGTCTTGGCTTTTGTGTTCAATTCAAATGAACTGTTTCGCTTTGCGTTTTCACTCAGACTGCTATCTACTCGCGCTTACAAAGAATCGagcacaatttttaaattatataagAATGGCGGAGGCGCCGGCCGGAGATCAAagatttttagatatttttagaACTCGACGAAGCGGTggttacaactgaaaaatTTCCCTCACTAGAAAactgtttttgaaaatctatTCCTAGACAACAACGCGGGGCAAATCTTaccaaaaaaatggaaatgcTTGATGcaatctattttttgaatttacttaattttgataCAAAATATAGGGAGTAATGATGCGTAGAATCACTGTTTCTCTCCCCGGAGTGTctgttttaattataaatatttgaagTCTTACGAAGAATGCAAAGATATTTCGTTTAATTTCTTGACAAAGAATGGTGAATGCGCCGGGATAATCATGAAAGTATCACgctgatttaattaattacaacaGATTTGAAAACTTTTCAACGAAATTCCTTGgagcaaattttaattgacttaaattaattcaaaaatatttactttcgGAAATGAATTACAATGCTGTAGATATGAATTTTCTTGAAAACAAATTCAAGATGTCTTATCTATTGTTAAAACGAAGaaatgtcagttgaaatatttttattttgaaaaatattaaagataaaaagaatttttttgaaaatttgacatcaaagttgacaaaaaaaaaaaattaacaaacatGTTTTATGTGATGAAAGATGAGAGtatagtccattcaaaaatcaaaaaaccaccacctattgctttaggttggtaaaatttaaaaaaccctaggtagttattttttcttacTATGTTGGgaactataaattattatgacatttatttatttgattcaaatcaaattcaatttcgttcaaattgttttattattgctcagcacgtttcatttacctatttattaattattattatttttacttaaagaTGCCCAGAATAGAATTCACACGAACCACcgaaaaatttgattaatttgacacttaataaacacttaacctcaaaattacaactctcaccaaattttacactagacagcattgccgatagtaattatcgaagaaaatgcgacgttggtggttttttgatttttgaattgacTTTAGATAAAGTATTataaatatcgcgcgttcaaatgaaatcctgggttgggaaggcgttggaaaccgtcaattgttgtgcttttttacagCGTTCATTAATCGGAGCattatgttgacagctaacctaaaatttagagccaaaaaaatatatatttttttctttctgtgCAATGTTGTACATTAAAAagagaataacttaacgattcctcttctcgaagcaaatatctaagggcaccctttgctgaaaacatgttcaattatgtcccgattaaacaaatgtcattcgtgtcaaaccgcgggaaattcaaactttacacagttctaaacggtttactttttccaacgcctgctcagcccaggatttcatttgaacgcgcgatagtattttctttttattttacactGTAATTTTAAATCACTTGAATAATGAATAAAAGTGCTAGAAGGTGCAAAGAGAATTCTTTTGGCTTTGGGAGATGATGcgatgaaaatctgatttttataACTCTCGAActtcaaaatgaaattttgataatCAGATTTCATTCGAATTTTcttgaaacatattttttaagttcagaaaattgttttaactGTTATGTGGTTTGtaccaataattaaaaaaaaaattaagttaaatcgTTACGTTGGTGAAAATAGGAAATGCGTCGGGAAAGGatacataacaaaataatttaattaattacagcaatttagaaaatttacataTAGTGTATTCACGATGAATGTCGATAAGGGGtggctgtgatttatttttatcatgttGGATAAAGTGAtccaattttatatttttttctgtcagaaatattaatttcattaaaaatccTGTTTTTAgtcaaatattatttaatgtgATTTAACTCGAAATCGGTTCAAGTTGGCAACGATGACGTTTCCGTCACATAATTTAACCTTGATTGAAATCAACCAAACTTAACACGAAAgctataaatttttttagggaattttatttgttctggAATTACTACCAACAATGTTACCAAATGTCATAATAACCATCTCTTATCCACATACATCGTGAATAGACTATACTTttatatcatgcgttcaaatgaaaacctgaaTTGGAGTAGGCGCTGATAAAAGGAAACTATTTAGAACAGcataaagtttgaatttcccgccgtttgactcgaatgacatttgtttatgtttaattgccacataattaattaaaaatgtttgtttttagcgAAGGGTGCTCtaagatatttgcttcgagaacaagaatcgttagttattctatttttaatgtgaaaCATTGCAaggaaagaaaatgaaaacaaagattttttcttttgtaaatttcagGTTAGCtttaattacaactgtcaatttacactttaaaaaagcaaaacaattgacggtttccaacgccttcccagtccaggatttgaacgcccgatatttatttacctttaaccgtcaaaaattttttaaaaaatgatgtgTCACTGGTTTAATAACTTAATAACTAGGagttataaatacaaaaaatgtgtttttacttGTCTTAAGCTACATTTTTTAAGCTCCAAGGAAGTTTTTTTATGAtcagaattttatttactgtTATCTGATGTCTAAAAACAtcgtcaaaaatgtttaattttggaatggtggatgcgccggaatAATTATCAAAGTATCCaagttatttaattaattacaatagaTTTGAAACTTTCGGATGAAATTCCTTAGAGCAAATCTTAATCGACccattaaataaactcaacgTTCCACAATTGGTAATCACGAGATAAATGCGAAGCCATTTTAACAATGTATTAAAACGATTGCGACGGGTTTTGTACGAAGGAAAAATTCGTAATTTTGAGGTAGAAACCGCGCCTGTGTCGGCTTTCGCTTTGTTCCCTCTGATTTTATTCCgtgtagatttttttactaaaGTAAAAGAGTTCGGACCAGATGTATTCgtgttttttaagtttttcaaattgtcaTTTCCATTTTGTGCGGCGCGTAAAACGAGAAGCACAGACATAAATTAAAAGCCGGTCATAACTCGTGCAGCTGACAAGGTAAAGCAATGCGGACATGTTTACGTTAAGTagattacaaacatttttaatcgTCCGAaaagagttatttttaaattatcatcGTGGCAAAATTCGGTCTGGTTCTCGTCCAACTTTTAACAAGGTACAAAGAGACCATTAATTACGCCATGAAATAATTACGTTCTTAATTACAGAAAATGTACACCATTGAGCAAGTTTGTCTGGATGAGGTTGGAAGTTTTTCGCGGAGTTCAAACAGGTCGTTTGTGAAATGTGCGAAGTTGCACCGCCATTATATTGCACTCGGACAAAAGAAGTTGTCTGAGCGAAATCAGAAGTGATTATGCGGTCGTGTTTGAAAGTTTAATTGTTTGATTAAAGCGAGAAGACTCGACTAATTAATTCAAAAGCAATTAAGAAAGTCGATTTGAGCTTTCACGTCGGATTCCGGGAGCGGTCGAGCTTTCAAGCGCCGGACCGCACCGATATCGATGCATTTCGATATTAATTGGTCCGGGGACATAAATCAGCCCGGAAACGTCCACCTTGCCCCGCAAAAAAGTGACGGCGTGCCAGTTGGCCCGGAACTTTCCGGGGAACGGAGCGGAACAAAAGCCATTTAGCCTCATGCTGAAACTTTATGCAATTCGTTTTGCATGTTTTATTTTGGGAGGGCGTCCCCGCGAGACGCCAAATCTTGTTATCCAAAACAACGGTGAAGTTTTAACGCGTCTTCGGGGGCCGAAAAATTTCAAGATGACACGCCGAAAAACCGGTTTTAATTAAGCCGAAGTGGACGTTTGCAAGTGACGGTTCCACCGCGCTCGTCAATGTTTCAGGGGTTGTTGCGCTGCTTGGAAAAGTTTGCTGGGCGAAGTGATATCAAGGCGATTCATTTTGCTCCAAGGCGGTAAATTACGACGAGATGCGTTGTTGGGTTGTCTAAGTGAACAAAATAGGTATCGAGTGAGTGTCGGAATCGATTGGAGAGTTTCGGGAATTGCTGGATTGTTCGACTGGAaccaaaacaattaatttccgGGGTATTATGTTGATGAGCATGAATCTAGCGACGCGAGTTGCTGAGGGATGAAGTTGCGGCCCGAGGGACTTACGGACTTTTCGAACAGAAAGCCAAAATTTGTCACTTAGAGCAGGAGTCATTGCGGCACACGAGGATTCGTCAACGAGGGGAGTTGTCTATTTCCAGACGGAATATTCCCATTGCGTTAATATCAAAACGATTCCTTTTGTTCATTTCTTGACTTAACACATCTTCAAATACTTCCTACAGTTTTTATttcttgaaataaataatcctTCTTGCATCTCCATTTTCTTGACGCTTTTAAAATGTTCATTATTATTCTTGATggcactagtgaggaaaaaatattttctcactagtgagcaaagtatTAATGTTTTGCGATTTGTCGATAGAAGGCGCCAAATATGTTTTACGGAAagttttttaatctgttttcaaaatactttatgaatattaataactaaagcttgtcttatttttggcttatttaaatttttaacctgttatgtatttagatttcaattgaCGAAAAACCGTGAATTATGCTTGGGGTAAACTTCTGGAAAAATGTGTTGGTATCACtgattaaactaaaatcagtAAACCAATTACAAACACGCAAAGcctaacaacataacctcttttgtttgaaattttgttgatccaagttttgttgtgaaaaactgttttcgtGAGTTTCCTGTTGGGCTAATTTTGTAGAAGTTTCAGTGATTTTAACagttatgaaaaatagtgatgcAGATAGATAATAATAGGTATGTACAGTTTACGTTAATACAgggtgcgtcctaaaaaacgccgcaagccaaatctccgttatttatgactcgatttaaataaaacaaaagctggaataaatcattttaaaaacactatagGCACGatgtagataaaaaaaaattcaaaaagtcattcaaggtcagataatagtcaactttattttttcaaatagcttggtatatttttttattctgattttgaaagagattatttttctgaatccaacgatatgccacatgttagaataaataaacaaataaaatagcattattagaaaattttttgttcgaaaaaaatcacgtatactatggaaaacaatcctaaacgCAATACATACTTATTACATGTTCtgtca encodes:
- the LOC138126262 gene encoding octopamine receptor beta-2R-like gives rise to the protein MIVNAMASFSATLTATSTNLPSLIQNGTSNETNVATIGNPHQHWTELLVLILKGFIFGTIIVSAVLGNALVIISVHRHRKLRVITNYYVVSLAMADMLVALCAMTFNASVEMTGGKWLFGSFMCDVWNSLDVYFSTASILHLCCISVDRYYAIVRPLEYPITMTHKTVSFMLANVWLLPALISFTPIFLGWYTTDDHIVFREKYPNVCKFVVNQYYALISSSISFWIPGVVMVTMYCRIYKEAIRQRKALSRTSSNIILNSIHQHRTSYRDRYGDHYLHPSDGELTTVGQINGRRSTSSGSAVSYGTTTTEFNTAMNSRDNSKAATELNMNGTSIRQQSKSWRAEHKAARTLGIIMGAFMLCWLPFFLWYVITTLCGDDFCPTPDWLIGMLFWVGYFNSALNPVIYAYFNRDFREAFKDTLLCAMPCCFTCWKNPARFL